From the genome of Myripristis murdjan chromosome 22, fMyrMur1.1, whole genome shotgun sequence, one region includes:
- the rhd gene encoding rh blood group, D antigen encodes MAPQYAPSLRSRLAPLLCLLQTAFIVIYALYVELDQNVETSGTTFRIFYSEFQDVNVVVFLGFGFLSTFFVRYGFSGSGFNLLVAVIATQWAVILNGFESWYHRGKIRIDLKSLVVAEMYAASALISMGTVLGKTNPVHLVLITLLEVSGFALNGWLLQTFLKVRPLSSITLLHIFGAFFGLTLTWILYRKDSVQRFEKEKSDRKAGLFCILGTVFLWMFWPTFNSVLVDHHAPGRKLAAVYSTYLALAVSAVTAAAVSVLSNPKGKLNPGHMQRCTLAGGVAVGVSMSVIHQPWQAMTIGFAAAVISTLGFRYLKLHMLLAFECHDTCGVLSTHGLPGLLGWLAHLLLQLMDCDDHTTAIRFAVFHICTLLITLSLSLSMGIITGFLLKWNFWRPPQDKKCFDDQAFWEFPHLAVRK; translated from the exons ATGGCTCCTCAGTATGCACCCAGCCTGCGCTCCCGTCTGGCCCCCCTGCTCTGTCTCTTACAGACGGCCTTCATTGTCATATATGCCCTTTACGTCGAGCTCGATCAAAACGTCGAGACAAGCGGAACTACTTTCAGGATCTTTTACTCAG AGTTCCAGGATGTGAATGTGGTGGTGTTTCTGGGCTTTGGCTTCCTAAGCACTTTCTTTGTGCGGTATGGCTTCAGTGGCTCTGGGTTCAACCTCCTGGTGGCGGTCATAGCCACCCAGTGGGCAGTCATCCTCAATGGCTTTGAGTCCTGGTATCACAGAGGAAAGATCAGGATAGATCTGAAAAG TTTGGTGGTTGCCGAGATGTACGCAGCGTCTGCCCTCATTTCAATGGGCACAGTTCTTGGGAAGACAAACCCTGTCCACCTGGTGCTCATCACCCTCCTGGAGGTCTCAGGCTTTGCCCTGAATGGATGGCTACTCCAGACATTTCTGAAG GTTCGCCCTCTGAGCAGCATCACGCTACTTCACATCTTTGGGGCCTTCTTCGGACTGACGCTGACGTGGATCCTGTATCGGAAAGACTCAGTGCAGCGATTTGAGAAAGAGAAATCAGACCGCAAAGCAGGATTATTCTGCATACTGG GGACTGTGTTTCTCTGGATGTTTTGGCCCACTTTTAACTCTGTCCTTGTGGACCATCATGCTCCCGGGAGGAAGCTGGCGGCAGTTTACAGCACCTACCTGGCCTTGGCTGTAAGCGCTGTGACAGcagctgctgtgtctgtgctctCCAATCCCAAAGGAAAACTCAACCCG GGCCACATGCAGAGGTGCACCCTTGCTGGTGGTGTTGCAGTTGGCGTTTCCATGTCAGTCATTCATCAGCCTTGGCAAGCCATGACAATCggatttgctgctgctgtcatatCGACCCTGGGCTTCCGTTACCTTAAG CTCCACATGCTGCTTGCATTTGAGTGCCATGACACCTGTGGCGTTCTGAGTACACATGGACTCCCTGGTCTACTGGGATGGCTGGCACATCTGCTCTTGCAGCTGATGGATTGTGACGATCACACCAC GGCAATCCGGTTTGCTGTATTTCACATTTGTACTCTTCTCATCACCTTAAGTCTTAGTTTGTCCATGGGAATCATTACAG GGTTCCTACTCAAGTGGAACTTCTGGAGACCACCGCAAGACAAGAAATGTTTTGATGACCAGGCTTTCTGGGAG TTCCCCCATCTTGCAGTGCGCAAGTAA